The following are encoded in a window of Haliotis asinina isolate JCU_RB_2024 chromosome 14, JCU_Hal_asi_v2, whole genome shotgun sequence genomic DNA:
- the LOC137261876 gene encoding uncharacterized protein: MNDFLRKICIFCASLVVASGLQCYICDSATSDFCGAKVDTGKIKLSECGGENVKCGTQIQDPAEDGWIGVIRVCYPLGALPGMNETNGCHMWTNDNFTARYCFCETDGCNN; encoded by the exons ATGAACGACTTTCTTAGGAAAATCTGTATCTTTTGTGCCTCGCTTGTTGTTG CCTCTGGTCTGCAGTGCTATATTTGTGACAGTGCAACGAGCGACTTCTGTGGTGCAAAGGTCGACACAGGGAAGATTAAG CTCTCGGAGTGCGGTGGCGAGAACGTAAAATGTGGAACACAAATACAAGATCCTGCAGAAGACG GTTGGATTGGCGTGATTAGAGTCTGTTACCCGCTAGGTGCCCTACCCGGAATGAATGAAACCAACGGATGCCACATGTGGACCAATGACAATTTTACGGCTCGTTACTGTTTTTGTGAAACTGATGGATGCAACAATTAG